The genomic region TGTCTTCGCAGTTTACTAATTACTAGCCAACTTCCACGATCGCCCTTGGCAATACACATACCCATCTTTAATACGAATACCAGCAAGTTTTTGCATTAACACCAAGGCTTCTTGCCGTTCTTCATCAGTCAAATAATCATCACCATGCATTCCACTAGGACAAGACCTAGGATCGCCGCCTGCACTCAAATAACGCTGCCGCCCTAATGCTACAATTTCAGCTAATCTTGCATCTTGTTGCTGTTCAGTTTGTTTCATCATTCCGATATCCATTCACCAGGGACAATATCGCCGCTCGGCAGCAAATAAGCTCTTGGTAAGACAGAGCTAGCAGTTATGATTAACCAAATGCCTGTATTTTCATCATAAAGTCTAAATTGAAGCAAATCTAGAGTTTCCAAAGCATTCAAAATTAAGTATTGTGCGTCTGTAGGTTCCACTATAAATAAATCAACTTCCATCCTATGTGCGATTTTACACTAGGCAATACAGCTAACCGTGAAGCTGCCACAATTGAAAATGAACCACAAACACTATAAAAACTTGATTTGTGTTAAAACGCTATTTTGAAGTATTACAGTTATTATGGGGTGCAGCGATCGCCGCTGAATTGGAGTACCGCGTTAACTTTGTTTTGGCGACGCTAACAAGCCTTGGTAATCTTGCAGGCAGTTTATTTAGTCTGTTTCTGTTTTACCGTACAGGTTACACATTCCAAGGATGGGCGTGGGAAGAAGCGCTGATTGTACTTGCTATCTTTACTATGTTACAGGGTTTTTCCAGTACCTTCTTGGCTCCCAACCTCAACAGCATCGTTAAGCACGTTCAGCAAGGTACATTAGACTTTATTTTACTCAAGCCAATCAGTAGTCAATTTTGGCTTTCTAGTCACACACTTTCACCTTGGGGACTACCAGATATCATCTTTGGCAGTATTCTCATCGGCTATGCTGGTGGCAGATTGGGCTTAACACTGCAAGACTACTTACTAAGTGCCATTCCTTTGTTATTTGGACTAGCTAGCCTCTACAGCCTGTGGTTCATGCTAGGCGCGACAAGTATTTGGTTTGTCAAAATCTATAATGTTACAGAAGTTCTCAGAGGCTTGCTAGAAGCTGGTAGATTTCCCATTGTTGCTTATCCTGTTGCTTACCGCTTTTTCTTTACTTTTATTATTCCAGTAACATTTTTAACGACAGTTCCCGCAGAAGCGATGTTAGGGCGTGTTGAGTTAGGTTGGTTAATTGGTGCGGGTGTACTTGCATTAGCTTTGTTATATATTGCTAGAATCTTCTGGAATTTTGCACTGCGTTTTTACACAAGTGCTTCTAGCTGAATGGAAACGATATGCAGATTCGTCCTGCTACACCTACTGATGTCTCCGCAGTCTTGCCAATGGTTGCATCTATCTGCACTCTGCACAAAACTTGGGATAGTGCTAAATATGGCTTTTTACCCAATCCGCAACAGCGTTATGAGCAATGGTTAACTGCGCAAGCTAAAAGTGACAAAAGTATCTTCTTAGTAGCTGAGGATGCGCAAACAGGGCACTTGAGAGCTTTTTTAGTTGGTACTGTAGAGCGAGGAATTCCGATTTATCGACTGCGCGAGTTTGGCTTTATTCACGATTTGTGGGTAGAACCATCCTATCGCCGTGCTGGAGTTGCTAAGCAGATGGTAATGTTGGCGATTGAGCATTTTCAAAGTATTGGAGTTAAGCAAATTCGGTTGGATACTGCTGTGGCGAACGAGGCGGGAAGGCAGTTATTTGGTGCGTGTGGTTTTCGGGTGAGTACTGTGGAGATGTTGATTGAGTTGGAGATTTAGCATAGTTTTACGAACCACAGAGGTGCATTCCCCGAAGAGGTTGCTGCAGGCTAGGACACGAAGGAGGATTGGAGATTTACCGTGAGACAGAGGTATTTAGAGGGGGATTTTGAAACTAATAGAAGAGA from Gloeocapsopsis sp. IPPAS B-1203 harbors:
- a CDS encoding ABC transporter permease, yielding MLKRYFEVLQLLWGAAIAAELEYRVNFVLATLTSLGNLAGSLFSLFLFYRTGYTFQGWAWEEALIVLAIFTMLQGFSSTFLAPNLNSIVKHVQQGTLDFILLKPISSQFWLSSHTLSPWGLPDIIFGSILIGYAGGRLGLTLQDYLLSAIPLLFGLASLYSLWFMLGATSIWFVKIYNVTEVLRGLLEAGRFPIVAYPVAYRFFFTFIIPVTFLTTVPAEAMLGRVELGWLIGAGVLALALLYIARIFWNFALRFYTSASS
- a CDS encoding GNAT family N-acetyltransferase; protein product: MQIRPATPTDVSAVLPMVASICTLHKTWDSAKYGFLPNPQQRYEQWLTAQAKSDKSIFLVAEDAQTGHLRAFLVGTVERGIPIYRLREFGFIHDLWVEPSYRRAGVAKQMVMLAIEHFQSIGVKQIRLDTAVANEAGRQLFGACGFRVSTVEMLIELEI